Proteins co-encoded in one Chitinophagales bacterium genomic window:
- a CDS encoding DUF1800 domain-containing protein, translating to MSCATSSLETYIPSSDTPWNVRRVAHLYRRMAFGATAEQINQALNMSPAALVDQLVNQALNLPLSPPPTWAEWARQPVDDYTDFDEEVGQHYEEMSVQWVKDMLNNGFRDKLVLFWSNHFVTEWYSYYCSAYLYSYHKTLQQNALGNFRTFVEAIGKTPAMLIYLNGNLNTANEINENYGRELMELFTLGQNNGYTEDDVYEISRALTGWIGANGETCEFYENDNQRFDPDFHDNSPKEIFGQTGNWGYNDVHQLIFTLRANQVATYICSKIYRYFVNEDIDEEVVAGLAQTFRNNNFELAPVFRQLFKSEHFFHEDVVGTRIKSPMEYLIGFLHTSGLPYNDDNLRDLVYASDGLGQQLFVPVDVAGWPGHHAWINENTLTRRWDMVGEFIENLEEDAYIPMINLALYLTNNSNDVALIARSMVDYFLPNGLPNPNEYEVATDVLKGDIPENYFQDGSWSLDWAEARGQMRLLMGHLLRLPEFQLT from the coding sequence ATGAGTTGTGCAACTTCCAGCCTCGAAACCTATATTCCCTCCAGCGATACCCCGTGGAATGTCCGAAGAGTAGCGCATTTATACCGTCGAATGGCGTTTGGGGCTACTGCCGAACAAATCAATCAAGCCCTCAATATGAGTCCTGCGGCTTTGGTTGACCAATTGGTTAACCAAGCCCTCAACCTGCCGCTTTCACCTCCGCCAACTTGGGCCGAATGGGCGCGGCAACCTGTGGACGATTACACCGATTTTGACGAAGAAGTAGGGCAACACTATGAGGAAATGTCGGTTCAGTGGGTAAAAGATATGCTCAATAATGGTTTTCGGGACAAATTGGTGCTGTTTTGGAGCAATCATTTTGTGACCGAATGGTACAGTTATTACTGCTCGGCTTATCTGTATAGTTACCACAAAACCTTGCAGCAAAATGCCTTGGGGAATTTTAGGACTTTTGTTGAAGCGATTGGCAAAACTCCTGCAATGCTCATTTACCTCAATGGCAACCTCAATACGGCCAATGAAATCAACGAAAATTATGGTCGGGAATTAATGGAGTTGTTCACGCTTGGTCAAAACAATGGCTATACAGAAGATGATGTATATGAAATATCTCGTGCTTTGACGGGATGGATAGGGGCAAATGGTGAAACTTGCGAATTTTACGAAAACGACAATCAACGCTTTGACCCTGATTTTCACGACAATTCACCAAAAGAAATTTTTGGTCAAACTGGAAATTGGGGGTACAATGATGTGCATCAACTTATTTTTACCCTTCGTGCCAATCAAGTTGCTACTTATATTTGCAGCAAAATTTACCGCTATTTTGTGAATGAAGACATTGACGAAGAAGTCGTTGCAGGTTTGGCACAAACATTCCGCAACAACAATTTTGAACTCGCTCCCGTTTTTCGCCAACTTTTTAAAAGCGAGCATTTTTTCCATGAGGATGTCGTGGGTACTCGCATCAAAAGCCCTATGGAATATCTGATTGGCTTCTTACATACATCTGGCTTACCCTACAATGACGACAACCTGAGGGATTTGGTATATGCTTCAGATGGTTTGGGGCAGCAATTGTTTGTACCTGTAGATGTGGCAGGTTGGCCAGGACATCATGCTTGGATCAACGAAAATACCTTGACCCGCCGTTGGGATATGGTGGGCGAATTTATTGAAAATTTGGAGGAGGATGCTTATATACCTATGATAAATTTGGCACTTTATCTGACCAACAATTCCAATGATGTTGCCTTGATTGCTCGTTCTATGGTCGATTATTTTCTGCCAAACGGTTTGCCGAATCCGAATGAATATGAGGTAGCTACGGATGTATTGAAGGGTGATATTCCCGAAAATTATTTTCAGGATGGGAGTTGGAGTTTGGATTGGGCGGAAGCACGAGGTCAAATGCGGTTGTTGATGGGGCATTTGTTGCGGTTGCCTGAGTTTCAACTTACCTAA
- a CDS encoding DUF1501 domain-containing protein: protein MNTHKHPSSTSKSTQNRKGKTLQNEKAHNCDHKNWSRRDFLTTSGLFAAGASFMLCNSSLKAFAPNSMLKALGALESDRTLVIVRLKGGNDGLNTIIPRGNDFYYNIRPNIAVPENELTPLSDGYGINAAMNSLMPLWNDGNMAVLQSVGYPDQDYSHFRSSDIWASASDTEQYLTTGWIGRHLDQEYPAYSIAPPDAPAGLQIGVRTNFMFKGADTSMALAISNPTEFYRIAQTGQLYDTSLLPNNCYGKEATFMRSVANSSFRYSEAIKTAFDASTTEVDYPQEGQLGEQLQIVARLIKGRLGTKVYLVDIDGFDTHAEQRGYHEYLMTDIADSVSAFIQDLKGETDAWENTLIMTISEFGRTVHENGSLGTDHGTSAPQFIFGANINGGIKGEHASLDNIPQYGDMQHTTDFRAMYYSVLKDWFCMESQLADAIMGRNFPIISDLLPNCEPAKGSNDTAVLFGHNPNPSKPQQRLIKYAILKRGFVRLQLLDLAGKPKATLVNTTQTEGSYTFPFYPQEFHLKPGQYIYRLDTGGKTYSRRISLLF from the coding sequence ATGAATACACATAAACACCCTTCTTCTACTTCAAAATCAACGCAAAACCGCAAGGGCAAAACCCTGCAAAACGAAAAGGCGCACAATTGCGACCACAAGAATTGGAGTCGGCGAGATTTTTTGACAACGAGCGGATTGTTTGCAGCAGGAGCATCTTTTATGCTCTGCAACAGTAGTTTGAAAGCATTTGCACCGAATTCGATGTTGAAGGCTTTGGGAGCTTTGGAGAGTGATAGGACTTTGGTAATCGTGCGATTGAAGGGAGGGAACGACGGTTTGAATACGATTATTCCGAGAGGCAATGATTTTTACTACAACATCCGCCCCAACATTGCGGTTCCAGAAAACGAATTGACTCCTTTGAGCGATGGTTATGGCATCAATGCTGCCATGAATTCACTCATGCCTTTGTGGAATGACGGCAACATGGCGGTGCTTCAAAGTGTGGGGTATCCCGACCAAGATTATTCACATTTTCGCTCGTCCGATATTTGGGCTTCGGCAAGTGACACCGAACAATATTTGACCACAGGTTGGATAGGTCGACACTTAGACCAAGAATATCCTGCTTACAGCATTGCACCACCTGATGCACCTGCGGGTCTGCAAATTGGGGTACGTACCAACTTCATGTTCAAAGGAGCGGACACGAGTATGGCCTTGGCAATCAGCAATCCCACAGAATTTTACCGCATTGCCCAAACGGGACAACTCTACGATACTTCGCTGTTGCCGAATAATTGCTACGGTAAAGAGGCGACCTTTATGCGTAGTGTTGCCAATAGTTCTTTCCGCTATTCGGAGGCTATCAAGACAGCTTTTGATGCTTCAACAACGGAGGTGGACTATCCGCAAGAGGGGCAATTGGGAGAGCAATTGCAGATTGTGGCGAGGTTAATAAAAGGGCGTTTGGGAACAAAAGTGTATTTGGTGGATATTGATGGCTTTGATACTCATGCCGAACAGCGAGGCTACCATGAATATTTGATGACCGACATTGCAGATTCGGTAAGTGCGTTTATTCAGGATTTGAAGGGTGAAACGGATGCTTGGGAGAATACTTTGATTATGACGATTTCGGAATTTGGACGCACAGTACATGAGAATGGTTCTTTGGGTACGGATCACGGAACATCTGCTCCCCAATTCATTTTTGGAGCAAATATCAATGGGGGCATCAAGGGCGAACACGCAAGTCTCGACAACATTCCCCAATATGGTGATATGCAGCATACGACGGATTTTCGGGCGATGTATTATTCTGTTTTGAAAGATTGGTTCTGTATGGAAAGCCAATTGGCGGATGCAATTATGGGTCGCAATTTTCCGATTATTTCCGATTTGTTGCCGAATTGTGAACCTGCAAAAGGTTCAAATGATACGGCGGTTCTGTTTGGACACAACCCAAATCCTTCAAAACCGCAACAACGATTGATTAAGTATGCTATCTTGAAACGGGGTTTTGTGCGGCTGCAATTGTTGGATTTGGCGGGTAAACCCAAGGCTACTTTGGTGAATACTACACAAACGGAGGGTAGTTATACTTTTCCTTTTTATCCACAGGAATTTCACTTGAAGCCTGGGCAGTATATCTATCGTTTGGATACGGGTGGAAAGACGTATAGTAGGCGGATTAGTTTGTTGTTTTGA